In Euphorbia lathyris chromosome 9, ddEupLath1.1, whole genome shotgun sequence, the following are encoded in one genomic region:
- the LOC136205287 gene encoding probably inactive leucine-rich repeat receptor-like protein kinase IMK2, which translates to MEYIVPFWNNTHLLLLFLLLVQFASCQRWDGVAVTRPDYLALRAIQNDLIDFNGILRSWSWNDNGNGTCSGQWAGIKCVNGQVIVIQLPWKGLGGIISDKIGHLQALRKISLHDNLLSGKFPSSLGLLSNLRGIYLFNNRLSGSIPPSIGICLMLQSLDVSNNLLTGIIPSALANSTRLYRLNFSHNQISGNIPNQLGRLSGLRILDLSNNLINGSFPPTLFNLSSLVSLNLETNRLHNLIPNEFHRLQNLSVLNLKNNQFSGAIPATIGNISRINQIDLSHNNFTEQIPVSLSGLANLTSFNVSYNHLSGSVPPRLSKKFNSSSFVGNPLLCGYISSTPCPSPPQPPVILPSPSRHHHRKLIIILVAIGILIVTLVVLCWIVCCCLMRKRGANKGKTSSRAVESGDIGEMGGKLVHFEGPFAFTADDLLCATAEIMGKSTYGTAYKATLEDGNEVAVKRLREKTTKGQKEFENEAAALGKIRHPNLLALRAYYLGPKGEKLLVFDYMPKGSLASFLHGRGPETPIEWGTRMNIAIGVARGVNYLHTEENIIHGNLTSSNILLDEQTNAHIADIGLSRLTTAAANTNVIATAGTMGYQAPELSKLKNANTKTDVYSFGVILLELLTGKSPGEPTNGMDLPQWVASIVKEEWTHEVFDLELTRAVNTIGDQLLNTLKLALHCVDPSPSVRPQLQQVVHQLEEIKHDLIVDDGTKSPPPINQ; encoded by the exons ATGGAATATATAGTTCCATTTTGGAACAATACTCACTTGTTACTACTGTTTCTTCTACTAGTTCAATTTGCTTCTTGCCAGAGATGGGATGGGGTGGCTGTAACCCGACCCGATTATCTTGCTCTCCGGGCTATACAAAACGACCTTATCGACTTCAATGGAATCCTCCGTAGTTGGAGTTGGAATGATAATGGAAATGGAACTTGTTCTGGTCAATGGGCTGGGATTAAATGTGTTAACGGACAAGTTATTGTTATCCAGCTTCCTTGGAAAGGACTTGGCGGCATCATTTCAGACAAGATTGGCCACCTTCAAGCTCTCAGAAAAATTAGCTTGCACGATAATCTTCTTTCCGGTAAATTTCCTTCGTCTCTTGGGTTGCTCTCTAATCTTAGAGGAATTTACCTATTCAATAACCGCCTTTCCGGTTCTATCCCTCCTTCAATTGGTATTTGTCTTATGCTTCAGAGTCTTGATGTCAGTAACAATTTACTTACTGGTATAATTCCTTCTGCTCTTGCTAATTCTACCAGGTTATACAGGCTTAATTTCAGTCATAATCAGATTTCTGGTAATATTCCTAATCAATTAGGCAGACTTTCCGGTTTAAGAATTCTTGATTTGTCAAACAATCTTATTAATGGAAGTTTTCCTCCAACCCTTTTCAATCTTTCATCTCTAGTATCATTGAATCTCGAAACCAATCGTCTTCACAATCTGATACCAAATGAGTTTCACAGATTACAGAACCTTTCAGTACTTAACCTTAAAAACAATCAATTCAGTGGCGCTATTCCAGCAACTATTGGAAACATATCCAGAATCAATCAAATTGATTTATCGCACAACAATTTCACCGAACAAATTCCGGTATCACTTTCTGGTTTAGCCAATCTCACTTCTTTCAATGTTTCCTACAACCATCTATCGGGTTCTGTTCCTCCGAGactctcaaaaaaattcaattcaaGCTCTTTTGTGGGGAATCCTCTGCTATGTGGTTACATCAGCTCAACTCCATGCCCTTCCCCGCCACAGCCACCTGTAATTCTCCCATCTCCATCGAGACATCATCATCGGAAACTCATTATTATCCTGGTAGCAATCGGAATCCTCATAGTAACACTAGTGGTGCTCTGCTGGATTGTGTGCTGCTGTTTAATGAGAAAAAGAGGTGCTAACAAGGGTAAAACAAGTTCCCGGGCGGTGGAGAGCGGAGATATTGGTGAAATGGGTGGAAAGTTAGTCCATTTCGAGGGGCCATTTGCATTTACAGCAGACGATTTGTTATGTGCAACTGCAGAAATAATGGGGAAAAGCACGTACGGAACCGCATACAAGGCAACGTTAGAGGATGGGAATGAAGTTGCAGTGAAAAGATTAAGGGAGAAGACAACAAAAGGGCAAAAAGAGTTTGAAAATGAAGCAGCTGCACTTGGAAAGATTCGTCATCCAAATCTTTTAGCATTAAGAGCCTATTACTTGGGACCCAAAGGAGAGAAGCTTCTTGTTTTCGACTACATGCCTAAAGGGAGTCTTGCATCTTTCCTCCATG GTCGTGGACCAGAGACCCCAATTGAATGGGGAACAAGGATGAACATAGCCATTGGCGTTGCTCGAGGAGTAAACTATCTTCACACAGAGGAGAACATAATTCACGGTAACTTGACGTCGAGTAATATACTACTGGATGAGCAAACAAATGCTCACATTGCGGACATTGGGTTGTCGAGGTTGACAACAGCAGCTGCAAACACAAATGTGATAGCAACAGCAGGGACAATGGGATATCAGGCACCAGAACTATCCAAGTTAAAAAACGCAAACACAAAAACTGACGTGTACAGCTTTGGAGTTATACTACTAGAGTTGTTGACAGGGAAGTCGCCTGGCGAACCCACAAACGGTATGGATTTGCCACAGTGGGTAGCGTCGATAGTGAAGGAGGAATGGACTCATGAAGTGTTTGATTTGGAGCTCACCAGGGCTGTTAACACTATAGGTGATCAGTTACTTAATACATTGAAATTAGCTCTGCATTGTGTTGATCCATCTCCATCTGTCCGCCCTCAACTCCAACAAGTTGTTCACCAATTAGAAGAAATTAAGCATGATCTTATTGTTGATGATGGAACCAAATCCCCACCACCAATAAATCAATAG